From Anopheles arabiensis isolate DONGOLA chromosome 3, AaraD3, whole genome shotgun sequence, a single genomic window includes:
- the LOC120904212 gene encoding zinc finger protein 397-like isoform X1 — protein MDWDIVDIFNFHPENQELDIGIQSILLRESSFITTLPHAEDESSECHNTPMIHSSSSWKPSKCISPALELRDSHQLSDTMSCLEQMEVPSDMFEEPNDILHKDDVSISPPDMCSRNSILRDIQLHTDNNNLQPRDERPFRCAICPKAFRLSSTLSAHKKLHDQRGPSLRCETCGRAFTQPSALSNHRLLHRSDRPHSCSLCGKQFVRLHALKTHVLSHANERPYECDQCGKAFTEKHVLVRHRKTHSNERPHECAVCSKAFKERYDLLRHTLIHSGLRPHKCPDCSKTFVQSNALVKHRKCHERERTVGHHQLNAASFAVTRVETTCC, from the exons atggaTTGGGACATCGTTGACAT CTTTAATTTCCACCCGGAGAACCAGGAGCTAGACATTGGCATTCAATCAATCCTGCTGAGGGAATCGAGCTTCATCACAACACTTCCACATGCTGAGGACGAATCTTCAGAATGCCACAACACACCAATGATCCATTCATCTTCATCCTGGAAGCCTTCTAAATGCAT ATCTCCAGCGTTGGAGCTTCGTGATTCCCACCAGTTATCCGACACAATGTCCTGTTTAGAG CAGATGGAAGTACCAAGCGACATGTTCGAGGAACCCAACGACATCTTGCACAAGGATGACGTTTCCATTTCACCTCCAGACATGTGCTCCAGGAATTCTATTCTGCGTGACATACAACTCCACACTGACAACAACAACCTCCAGCCGAGGGACGAAAGGCCTTTCCGGTGTGCCATCTGTCCCAAGGCGTTCCGACTTTCCTCCACACTGTCCGCACACAAGAAGCTGCACGACCAAAGAGGACCCAGTCTACGGTGTGAGACGTGTGGACGAGCCTTCACGCAACCCAGCGCTCTCTCCAACCATCGACTGTTGCATCGGTCGGATCGGCCACACAGCTGCAGCCTCTGTGGAAAGCAGTTCGTTCGGCTGCATGCCCTCAAGACACATGTGCTTAGTCACGCGAACGAACGACCCTACGAGTGTGACCAGTGTGGAAAAGCTTTTACCGAAAAGCACGTGCTCGTACGCCATCGCAAGACGCACAGTAACGAGCGGCCCCATGAGTGTGCCGTTTGCTCGAAGGCTTTCAAGGAGCGGTATGACCTGCTGCGCCACACGCTCATTCACAGTGGACTGCGGCCGCACAAGTGTCCCGATTGCTCCAAAACCTTCGTCCAATCCAATGCACTGGTTAAGCATCGAAAGTGTCACGAACGGGAACGCACCGTTGGCCATCATCAGTTGAACGCAGCTTCCTTTGCTGTAACTAGGGTCGAAACTACGTGTTGCTAA
- the LOC120904212 gene encoding zinc finger protein 397-like isoform X2 codes for MDWDIVDIFNFHPENQELDIGIQSILLRESSFITTLPHAEDESSECHNTPMIHSSSSWKPSKCISPALELRDSHQLSDTMSCLEMEVPSDMFEEPNDILHKDDVSISPPDMCSRNSILRDIQLHTDNNNLQPRDERPFRCAICPKAFRLSSTLSAHKKLHDQRGPSLRCETCGRAFTQPSALSNHRLLHRSDRPHSCSLCGKQFVRLHALKTHVLSHANERPYECDQCGKAFTEKHVLVRHRKTHSNERPHECAVCSKAFKERYDLLRHTLIHSGLRPHKCPDCSKTFVQSNALVKHRKCHERERTVGHHQLNAASFAVTRVETTCC; via the exons atggaTTGGGACATCGTTGACAT CTTTAATTTCCACCCGGAGAACCAGGAGCTAGACATTGGCATTCAATCAATCCTGCTGAGGGAATCGAGCTTCATCACAACACTTCCACATGCTGAGGACGAATCTTCAGAATGCCACAACACACCAATGATCCATTCATCTTCATCCTGGAAGCCTTCTAAATGCAT ATCTCCAGCGTTGGAGCTTCGTGATTCCCACCAGTTATCCGACACAATGTCCTGTTTAGAG ATGGAAGTACCAAGCGACATGTTCGAGGAACCCAACGACATCTTGCACAAGGATGACGTTTCCATTTCACCTCCAGACATGTGCTCCAGGAATTCTATTCTGCGTGACATACAACTCCACACTGACAACAACAACCTCCAGCCGAGGGACGAAAGGCCTTTCCGGTGTGCCATCTGTCCCAAGGCGTTCCGACTTTCCTCCACACTGTCCGCACACAAGAAGCTGCACGACCAAAGAGGACCCAGTCTACGGTGTGAGACGTGTGGACGAGCCTTCACGCAACCCAGCGCTCTCTCCAACCATCGACTGTTGCATCGGTCGGATCGGCCACACAGCTGCAGCCTCTGTGGAAAGCAGTTCGTTCGGCTGCATGCCCTCAAGACACATGTGCTTAGTCACGCGAACGAACGACCCTACGAGTGTGACCAGTGTGGAAAAGCTTTTACCGAAAAGCACGTGCTCGTACGCCATCGCAAGACGCACAGTAACGAGCGGCCCCATGAGTGTGCCGTTTGCTCGAAGGCTTTCAAGGAGCGGTATGACCTGCTGCGCCACACGCTCATTCACAGTGGACTGCGGCCGCACAAGTGTCCCGATTGCTCCAAAACCTTCGTCCAATCCAATGCACTGGTTAAGCATCGAAAGTGTCACGAACGGGAACGCACCGTTGGCCATCATCAGTTGAACGCAGCTTCCTTTGCTGTAACTAGGGTCGAAACTACGTGTTGCTAA
- the LOC120902037 gene encoding SET and MYND domain-containing protein 4-like produces MFHPNVKRYIEAIKLYNESIAFSEKGSTERALAYVNRSNICLKMQRFEECLKNIRLARESNYPGEKLIQREKEDKNALAKARNKNASSSKVSPDVVEEPELSYPVKENAPQVANCLELRKNEEYGRHVVATRKLKVGDVVIIERPFVTVLKDSFRYVRCDFCHGERPFTLIPCEGCTMAMYCSEECLSKAYNKYHRYECGLLRDLWEVFEEVPLIAIRMIAIAIATFDNNPEALKDHLDALDESNVNGFTMDWNKATQQDIFNTVHVLTTNQERRDSMFVAMFIFNATILHTLVLERTELGPVCEANPATNKILLDLILRYEQIVECNSKLLSFNAYKVKEYVAESFAVGCYPLISMLNHSCAPNVQRITLPDGRCAVFVIRPVLEGSQLFDCYEADHISDERAKRQLMLSFTYSFRCTCEACTFNYPSINCNISKNRKKTVLL; encoded by the exons atgtttcaccCGAACGTGAAACGCTACATCGAGGCCATCAAGCTGTACAATGAAAGCATCGCCTTTTCCGAAAAAGGATCGACAGAAAGGGCATTGGCCTATGTAAATCGCTCAAACATTTGTCTGAAGATGCAACGCTTTGAAGAATGTCTGAAGAACATTCGGCTTGCTCGTGAGTCAAACTATCCTGGAGAAAAGTTGATTCAACGCGAAAAAGAGGATAAAAATGCTTTGGCAAAGGCTCGGAACAAGAATGCTTCATCGAGCAAGGTTTCTCCGGATGTGGTGGAAGAGCCCGAGCTAAGCTATCCGGTCAAAGAGAATGCGCCGCAAGTTGCCAACTGTCTGGAACTGCGCAAAAACGAAGAATATGGACGACATGTGGTTGCCACTCGTAAGCTGAAGGTGGGCGATGTCGTGATAATCGAAAGGCCGTTTGTTACCGTGCTGAAGGATTCATTCCGATATGTGcgatgtgatttctgccatgGCGAACGACCATTCACATTGATTCCGTGCGAAGGATGTACAATGGCCATGTACTGTTCGGAGGAATGTCTGAGTAAAGCGTACAACAAGTATCATCGATATGAGTGCGGGCTTTTACGAGACTTGTGGGAAGTTTTCGAAGAAGTTCCCTTGATTGCTATTCGCATGATTGCCATTGCGATCGCCACCTTCGATAATAATCCAGAGGCATTGAAGGATCATCTCGATGCACTGGATGAATCCAATGTTAACGGGTTTACGATGGATTGGAATAAAGCAACGCAACAGGACATTTTCAACACGGTGCACGTGTTAACCACTAATCAAGAACGGCGAGACAGCATGTTTGTTGCAATGTTCATCTTCAATGCTACCATCCTACATACCCTTGTTCTGGAAAGAACAGAGCTGGGACCGGTGTGCGAAGCAAACCCTGCAACAAACAAGATTTTACTAGATTTGATCCTACGATATGAGCAAATCGTGGAATGTAACAGCAAATTGTTGTCCTTTAATGCGTACAAGGTGAAGGAATACGTGGCTGAATCATTTGCAGTGGGTTGCTACCCATTGATTAGCATGCTGAACCATTCCTGTGCTCCCAACGTGCAACGCATCACTTTGCCCGATGGGCGGTGTGCCGTTTTTGTCATCCGTCCAGTTCTCGAAGGAAGTCAACTGTTCGATTGCTATGA aGCGGATCACATATCGGATGAACGAGCAAAGAGGCAATTAATGTTGTCATTCACGTACAGCTTCCGATGCACGTGTGAAGCATGTACGTTCAATTATCCTTCAATTAATTGTAATATatcaaaaaacagaaaaaaaactgttctaTTATAA